Sequence from the Parvicella tangerina genome:
ATTACTACACTATGCGCATGGTATATAACCTACGTGTTCAAATCATGAAGTTTACCGAAGACCTCATTGCTGCTGGTAAGAACCAAATGGCCATTGATGTGCTTGACAGAGCTTTTGAAGAGATGCCAATTGAGAACAGTCAGGTAGCTGTTGATGATATTTGTTTCTATCTGTGCGCCAATTATTATGATGCTGGTGCCATTGAAAAAGCAGATGCGCTAGCTAAAAAGTTAGCTGCTGTTAAACTGGATGAAATTAAATACTATGTGCAACAAGATGATTTCTACTTCGGACAAATGGTGAGTGAATTTGGTAAAGCAATGCAACAAATAGAATTGCTAAGAACAGCGTCTAATGGTGATGCTATGAAAGATTATCAGGAGAATATGATGAAGTATCAAACAAAATTAGAAGCACTTCAAACAGAGTATTCTCAAAGAATGACTCAACTTCAGCAAGAAGCGATGGAAAACATGTATGATGCTGAGACGATCAAACAGAAGCAAAAAGAGATCGAAGATGAGATTATTGCCAAGCAAACCCAAATTGAGGAGCAAGCGCAATTAGATCAAAACAGCATGAATGCTCCGGATGAAAATGCCGTAGGTTTTGCAGAACTCGGATTCTTAGCTGACACGGAATTCTTAAGCGTAATGGGAGATGCGAAGAAGAAGTTCCTTGACACAAGGTACGACTATTATAACTTCTATGCTCAGCAAAAGAACTTCCCAAGGTCTTTTATTAGCATTTGGGACCCCATGTTTTTTGAACAACCTGAGTAGTTAACTTGAACTATTTTGTTAAAACACCTAAACTACTGCATTCCTTATACAGGGATGCAGTTTGGTTTATACCCAATGCTGAAAACAAAATTTTCCTAACGTTTGATGATGGACCAGTTGAAGGAATTACATCCTCTTGTTTAGATATCCTAGCAACCCATGATGTGAAGGCTACCTTCTTTTGTGTTGGGGAGAACATTATTAACAACAAGTCAATATTTGAACGTATAAAGAAAGAAGGCCATACAGTTGGTCATCATTCTTATAATCACCTGAAAGGTTGGAAAACGCAGAATGAAGTATACTTTGAGAACGTAAAACAAGGTGCAAACCTCGTGAACACTCCGTTATTCAGACCGCCTTACGGCAAAATAAAACGTAGTCAAATCAATCATCTGAAATCAGCTTACAAGATCATCATGTGGGATGTATTGAGTGGTGATTTTGACCCCAAAGTGTCTACAGATCAATGTGTCAAAAACGTGCTTAAACACACCGAGTCTGGCTCTATAATTGTGATGCACGACAACGAAAAATGTGGTAAAAAAATGCTATTAGCCCTACCAGAGATTATAACTAATCTAAAGTCTAGCGGCTTTCAATTTAGCACACTACCTATTTAAAGTAACCGTTCCTGAGTGTTCGTATTTCTTACCGTCTATCCCTTTAGCAGAAATAACCACAACGTAAGTGCCTGTTGGAAGTTCGTCTCCAAACTTATCTCGTCCATCCCAGCCCTCGTCCATTGAACTTGATTGGTGCAAGATTTCTCCTTTAGAATTTAAAATTGCCAGATTAAAGCTCGCAATATTCTTTCCTTCCACTTTATACACATCATTTACACCGTCAAAATTTGGTGTGAAGACATTTGGAATCTTGGTCAGCGCACTATTCGCCAGCACTTCAATCACTCTAAAGTCTTGATATTGATTCCCACTATCATCAGTAATCGTCAACGTTACTGTGTACTTACCATACTTATCAAACGTATGCGTTGGGCTTTCCTCTTCCGTAGAAGTTCCATCTCCAAAATCCCAACTCACTTTACCTTTCTCACTGTATTGAGCAAAAGAAACCTCCAAAGGAGCATAACCACCCACAGGAGCCGCAACAATCGATGCTATTATATCATCTTCTTCCACCTCTTCAATGGTTGGTTTTACCATATTCTCATTTTCAGTTTCCTTATTTTGATCAGAGTTGGGAGTCGTGTACGATTCATTTGGAGGGGTCATAAAATACTCTACCCAAGAATTTCCGTAATCATGTGTTGACTCCTCAACCACTACTACGGTTTTCTTAGGTTTGTCATCAGACTCGTTCTTATTCACTGGGTCTGGTGTTGCAGAAGGTTTGGTGATATCATCCACCATTTTTCTATCCTCCTGACTTGCGGGAATTGCTGCTATAATCGTATTTTCAGTTACTTCTGTAAGGTGGGTAACATCATTACTTTCAGCAGCGGGCTGTTTAACAGTTGTTTCGACCACTTGAATGGAATCAGTTACTAACTTATCCCCTTTCAAGTTAGTGTACAATAATGTTCCTGCAACGCTAACTACGCAGGCAACTCCCGCCAGACCCAGGTAGGTTAGTAAGCTAGAACCACCTTTTGCCGCAGCAGCTCCAGTAGAACCACCAACACCAGCGCCTGACTGATTGATTCCCTTGGAAATAGAAGACCACATGGCATCATTTACTGGCACTTCCATGTCTTCCAATCCTGTTCGGAATAATTCCTCAATATTTTCGAAGTCTCTATGACTCATATCCTAATTTTTGTGTTCTCAAAATATCTCTCAACATTGCTTTCGCTCTGCTAAATTGAGATTTTGAGGTGCTTACAGTAATCTCTAGTTCCTCTGCAATTTCCTTGTGCGAGTAGCCTTCAATCACGTAAAGGTTAAAAACTGTTCGGTAACCTACCGGTATTTGTTGAAGTATTTTAAGAAGATCTTTTGCCGCCAGTTCACTCAACACCGTTTCATTGGTGGTTAAAGAATAGGAGTAATCATCAATGTCCACATTTCCCTGATACTTTTTTGTCCTTCTGATCTCATCAAGACAAGTGTTCACCATGACTCTTCGCATCCAACCCTCAAAGGATCCTTCACCTTTGTAGGAAACCAGTTTTTCAAAGATCTTCACAAACCCATCCTGCAACATATCCTGCGCTTCCTCTTGATTTCTCGAATAACGCATGCAAACACCCAACAGTTTAGGTCCGAATTTCTCGAAAAGCATTTTCTGAGCACGAGAATCTCCTTTCAAACAAGCCTCCACCAATTGCTCATTGCTCATATCACGCCTTTCTATTGTCATAGACTAAAGATATAAATAAAAGGTTGCACCTACTTTTCAAAAAAATGAAATCTATTGATGCATGGCTCAAACAATGTTTTTTGCATATTTGTTCTTCAAGAGATGACCAAGTCACAATTACTGATCATATTATATATCCTGCTCTCTATTATTGAAATCACAGGAGACGTGCTTGACAATCAGCTGATGGTATTTGCCACTAAGCCTCTACTAATGCCTACGCTATTAATATGGTTTTATACGGAGATTAAAAGAAAATCGAAATTTAAAAATATCATTGCGGGATCGATCGTTGCAGCTTTCTTTGGAGATACATTTCTGATGTTTGTTCCTTACAATGATCTCTTCTTTCTTCTCGGGCTAGGCTCCTTCTTAATTGGTCAGTTACTTTATGGATGGGGATTTATTGGAAACATCAAAGATTCAAAGAAAGAAGGAAGTAAACCATTTAACCTCACCTTAACTATTGTATTCGCAGCGTTTTATGGAGGCCTAATGAGATTCTTGTATCCAAACTTAATAAAAGTTGAGGAAGGCGCTTTCCTTATTCCTGTTCTTATTTATGGCTTAGCAATTTGTTTTATGGGATTAACAGCAGGTTTTAGGTATAACAAAGTGAATCACTCCTCTTTCCTGTTTGCTTTTCTTGGGGCAATCATCTTTGTGGTCTCAGACACCTGTATTGCCCTTGATAAATTTTATTTCCCTGGGGGCTTTCCATACGCACAAGCCATCATTATGATTACCTATTGCACGGCTCAATACCTCTTGGTTAAAGGGAGTATACTACACCTTCAAAGAAACCCGAGTGCATAAGGACTCCTTCAGATTTGGAGAAATAACAATAAACATCTACATTTGCCCCCCTAAATTTTGAAATTAACAACAACTATGGACGAATTATTAATATGGATATTGCCTGTTTTTGGTATTATCGGTCTGGGATACATGTTATATCTAGCGAGATGGGTTAAAGCCCAAGATGCAGGTAATGACAGAATGAAGAAAATTGCTGCTTACGTGCAGGAAGGAGCTATGGCTTTCTTGAAAGCAGAGTACCGCATGCTTGCAATTTTTGTCGTAATCGCTGGTGCGGCTTTAGGGTGGATATCTTATGCAGTTGACACCACACACTGGTTGATTATTGTTGCTTTTGTGATTGGTGCTGTTTTCTCAGCCATTGCTGGAAACATTGGTATGCGCATTGCTACTGATGCAAACGTAAGAACTGCTGAAGCTGCAAGGACTAGCTTACCTAAGGCACTAAAGGTTTCATTCACTGGAGGTACCGTTATGGGACTCGGAGTTGCTGGGTTAGCTGTTTTTGGATTAAGCATCATCTTTGCTATTCTTGCAGCATCCTGGGTGACTGAACCTTCTAATCAGTTCTATGGTCAAATGACTATGGTTTTAGAAACGCTGGCTGGGTTCTCTTTAGGAGCTGAATCCATTGCATTATTCGCAAGAGTTGGCGGAGGAATCTATACGAAAGCAGCTGATGTTGGAGCTGACCTTGTAGGAAAGGTTGAGGCAGGTATTCCTGAGGATGACCCAAGAAATCCTGCTACGATTGCTGATAACGTAGGAGACAACGTGGGAGATGTTGCTGGTATGGGTGCTGACCTTTTTGGATCTTATGTGGCTACTATGCTTGCCGCCATGGTTCTTGGTAACTATGCAATTAATGCATACCACGTGAATAGTGACGCTGACCTAACTGCTTTTCAGGGTATGGGGCCTATCTTACTACCTGTATTAATTGCAGGATTGGGAATCATTTTCTCTATCATAGGTACTCTTTTCATCCGAATTAAAGATAACAGTGCAAAGGAGAGACAGGTTCAGGGAGCCTTGAACATGGGGAACTGGAGCGCAATTATCTTAACGGGAATCGCGTCATACTTTGTAATTGATTGGATGCTTCCAGAAAAGCTTTATCTGACGGCTATTGAAGTTAAACTAAACGGAATTGACTACAGCGATGTAGGAGCTAGTTTCACATCTGCTCGAGTTTTTATTGCTGTTGTTATTGGTTTAGTTGTAGGTGGATTGATCTCTTTCCTAACCGAGTACTATACTGGTTTAGGTAAACGTCCGGTAATGAACATCATCAAGAACTCATCTACTGGTGCTGCCACAAATATCATTGCTGGACTTTCTACAGGTATGATGTCTACTTTCTTGCCTATTATTCTTTTTGCTTTAGCTATCTGGGGTGCTTATGCTGCCGCTGGTTTCTACGGGATCTCATTGGCTGCTTCCGCAATGATGGCTACTACAGCAATGCAGTTAGCAATTGATGCTTTTGGACCAATTGCAGATAATGCAGGTGGTATTGCTGAGATGAGTGAACTTCCAAAAGAAGTAAGAGAAAGAACAGACATTCTTGACTCAGTAGGTAATACAACTGCAGCAATTGGTAAAGGATTTGCCATTGCTTCTGCTGCACTTACAGCTTTAGCACTATTCGCTGCCTATGTAACTTTTACGGGAATTGACGGAATTAACATATTTAAAGCTCCTGTATTGGCTATGCTTTTTATTGGAGGTATGATTCCTGTGGTTTTCTCAGCAATGGCGATGAGCTCAGTTGGTAAGGCTGCCATGGCCATGGTAAAAGAGGTAAGAAGACAGTTCAAGGAGATCAAAGGAATCATGGAAGGGAAAAATGAGCCTGAGTATGGGAAATGTGTGGAGATTTCTACTGACGCTGCATTGAGAGAAATGATGCTTCCAGGGATTTTGACTATTATTACTCCTATTATAGTTGGTTTCTTACCTATGTTGTTTGGATATTCAGCTAAAGACTGTGCTGAAATGCTAGGTGCTTACATGGCTGGTGTTACAGTTTCTGGT
This genomic interval carries:
- a CDS encoding T9SS type B sorting domain-containing protein, which codes for MSHRDFENIEELFRTGLEDMEVPVNDAMWSSISKGINQSGAGVGGSTGAAAAKGGSSLLTYLGLAGVACVVSVAGTLLYTNLKGDKLVTDSIQVVETTVKQPAAESNDVTHLTEVTENTIIAAIPASQEDRKMVDDITKPSATPDPVNKNESDDKPKKTVVVVEESTHDYGNSWVEYFMTPPNESYTTPNSDQNKETENENMVKPTIEEVEEDDIIASIVAAPVGGYAPLEVSFAQYSEKGKVSWDFGDGTSTEEESPTHTFDKYGKYTVTLTITDDSGNQYQDFRVIEVLANSALTKIPNVFTPNFDGVNDVYKVEGKNIASFNLAILNSKGEILHQSSSMDEGWDGRDKFGDELPTGTYVVVISAKGIDGKKYEHSGTVTLNR
- a CDS encoding sodium-translocating pyrophosphatase, producing MDELLIWILPVFGIIGLGYMLYLARWVKAQDAGNDRMKKIAAYVQEGAMAFLKAEYRMLAIFVVIAGAALGWISYAVDTTHWLIIVAFVIGAVFSAIAGNIGMRIATDANVRTAEAARTSLPKALKVSFTGGTVMGLGVAGLAVFGLSIIFAILAASWVTEPSNQFYGQMTMVLETLAGFSLGAESIALFARVGGGIYTKAADVGADLVGKVEAGIPEDDPRNPATIADNVGDNVGDVAGMGADLFGSYVATMLAAMVLGNYAINAYHVNSDADLTAFQGMGPILLPVLIAGLGIIFSIIGTLFIRIKDNSAKERQVQGALNMGNWSAIILTGIASYFVIDWMLPEKLYLTAIEVKLNGIDYSDVGASFTSARVFIAVVIGLVVGGLISFLTEYYTGLGKRPVMNIIKNSSTGAATNIIAGLSTGMMSTFLPIILFALAIWGAYAAAGFYGISLAASAMMATTAMQLAIDAFGPIADNAGGIAEMSELPKEVRERTDILDSVGNTTAAIGKGFAIASAALTALALFAAYVTFTGIDGINIFKAPVLAMLFIGGMIPVVFSAMAMSSVGKAAMAMVKEVRRQFKEIKGIMEGKNEPEYGKCVEISTDAALREMMLPGILTIITPIIVGFLPMLFGYSAKDCAEMLGAYMAGVTVSGVLWAIFQNNAGGAWDNAKKSFEAGVKIDGKMTYKGSDAHKAAVTGDTVGDPFKDTSGPSMNILIKLTCLVGLVVAPLLGEGHSTEEHAEPVIEETEGGENEGEETTSEEGETSSVESEEPTFSWIS
- a CDS encoding polysaccharide deacetylase family protein, with product MNYFVKTPKLLHSLYRDAVWFIPNAENKIFLTFDDGPVEGITSSCLDILATHDVKATFFCVGENIINNKSIFERIKKEGHTVGHHSYNHLKGWKTQNEVYFENVKQGANLVNTPLFRPPYGKIKRSQINHLKSAYKIIMWDVLSGDFDPKVSTDQCVKNVLKHTESGSIIVMHDNEKCGKKMLLALPEIITNLKSSGFQFSTLPI
- a CDS encoding lysoplasmalogenase, whose amino-acid sequence is MTKSQLLIILYILLSIIEITGDVLDNQLMVFATKPLLMPTLLIWFYTEIKRKSKFKNIIAGSIVAAFFGDTFLMFVPYNDLFFLLGLGSFLIGQLLYGWGFIGNIKDSKKEGSKPFNLTLTIVFAAFYGGLMRFLYPNLIKVEEGAFLIPVLIYGLAICFMGLTAGFRYNKVNHSSFLFAFLGAIIFVVSDTCIALDKFYFPGGFPYAQAIIMITYCTAQYLLVKGSILHLQRNPSA
- a CDS encoding RNA polymerase sigma factor, whose amino-acid sequence is MTIERRDMSNEQLVEACLKGDSRAQKMLFEKFGPKLLGVCMRYSRNQEEAQDMLQDGFVKIFEKLVSYKGEGSFEGWMRRVMVNTCLDEIRRTKKYQGNVDIDDYSYSLTTNETVLSELAAKDLLKILQQIPVGYRTVFNLYVIEGYSHKEIAEELEITVSTSKSQFSRAKAMLRDILRTQKLGYES